Proteins encoded within one genomic window of Ottowia sp. SB7-C50:
- the ruvA gene encoding Holliday junction branch migration protein RuvA, with amino-acid sequence MIGRLAGLLAEKNPPQILIDCQGVGYEVWVPMSTFYQLPGLGERITLLTHFVVREDAQLLYGFGGEPERAAFRQLIKVSGIGPRMALAVLSGMSVDDLAQAITAQDAARLTKVPGIGKKTAERLLLELKGKLGADLAAPSAPASDAQADIQQALLALGYSDKEAAAAVKALPPDVGVSDGIRLALKALAR; translated from the coding sequence TTGATCGGACGCCTGGCCGGCCTGCTGGCCGAGAAGAACCCGCCCCAGATCCTCATCGACTGCCAAGGCGTCGGCTACGAGGTGTGGGTGCCGATGAGCACCTTCTACCAACTGCCGGGCCTGGGCGAGCGGATCACGTTGCTGACGCACTTTGTGGTGCGCGAGGACGCGCAGCTGCTGTACGGCTTTGGCGGCGAGCCGGAGCGCGCGGCGTTCCGCCAGCTGATCAAGGTCAGCGGCATCGGCCCGCGCATGGCGCTGGCGGTGCTGTCGGGCATGAGCGTGGACGATCTGGCGCAGGCCATCACCGCGCAGGACGCCGCCCGACTGACCAAGGTGCCCGGCATCGGCAAGAAGACGGCCGAGCGCCTGCTGCTGGAACTGAAGGGCAAGCTGGGCGCCGACCTGGCCGCGCCGAGCGCGCCCGCCAGCGATGCGCAGGCCGACATCCAGCAGGCGCTGCTGGCGCTGGGCTACAGCGACAAGGAGGCCGCCGCCGCCGTCAAGGCGCTGCCGCCCGATGTCGGCGTGAGCGACGGCATCCGGCTGGCGCTGAAGGCGCTGGCGCGCTGA
- a CDS encoding response regulator transcription factor: MQAALVVEHQPEARARRVEAVRMAFPHAEVQAAGGCGGVAPAAQRRFDLALVDLDGPGGGGVTALHALRQHHPRALLVAFSERDDDDQLFAALQAGAFGYLLKSASQVDVVERLRRIAHGEPPLSPPVARRVLNYFSSGGPRGFDCERFEPGAVALNPRETDILQRMAKGYTLPEIAAQLCLSRHTVADYVKQMYRKLNVSSRAEAALEAARRGLVK, from the coding sequence ATGCAAGCCGCACTTGTCGTCGAACACCAGCCCGAGGCCCGCGCCCGCCGCGTGGAAGCGGTGCGCATGGCGTTCCCGCACGCCGAGGTGCAGGCGGCCGGCGGCTGCGGTGGCGTGGCGCCGGCAGCGCAGCGGCGGTTCGACCTGGCGCTGGTCGACCTGGACGGGCCGGGCGGCGGCGGCGTCACGGCCCTGCACGCGCTGCGCCAGCACCACCCGCGCGCCTTGCTGGTCGCCTTCAGCGAGCGCGACGACGACGATCAACTGTTCGCCGCGTTGCAGGCGGGCGCCTTCGGCTATCTGCTGAAGAGTGCGTCGCAGGTCGACGTGGTCGAGCGACTGCGCCGCATCGCGCACGGCGAGCCGCCGCTGTCGCCGCCGGTGGCGCGCCGGGTGCTCAACTATTTCAGCAGCGGCGGCCCGCGCGGCTTCGACTGCGAGCGCTTCGAGCCGGGCGCGGTGGCGCTGAACCCGCGCGAAACCGACATCCTGCAGCGGATGGCCAAGGGCTACACCCTGCCCGAGATCGCCGCCCAGCTGTGCCTGTCGCGCCACACGGTGGCCGATTACGTCAAGCAGATGTACCGCAAGCTGAATGTGTCGTCGCGCGCGGAGGCGGCGCTGGAGGCGGCGCGGCGAGGGTTGGTGAAGTAG